The following proteins are encoded in a genomic region of Cyclonatronum proteinivorum:
- a CDS encoding ABC transporter permease, with protein sequence MKWTAVPYVALKALRRNRMRTLLTALGIIIGVAAVITMVGLGQGAGKEVREQVDRLGQNVVLVFPGSRQLGGVSIGGGSANTLTVADAHALRDEIPEVIAASPEVRSQRVVVYGNRNWFTRIYGQSHDYLQIRQWPVESGRMYDEADVENASLVAVVGQTIVQELFEGADPIGETIRVRGLPLEIIGVLAPKGMSLMGSVQDDIVLVPYTTAFQRISGRTHAMVINVQVFDEQSMEIAQLKITDLLRERHGLAPYQEDDFTVQTQEEVAAAATETSRIMTWLLASIAGVSLFVGGIGIMNVMLVSVTERTREIGLRLAVGARGPDVLLQFLIESVVLCLLGGIGGILLGLAATEVIAAYAGWPAIFSTDAMLIAVSVSAAVGVFFGFYPAWKASRLDPIEALRRE encoded by the coding sequence ATGAAATGGACAGCCGTTCCTTATGTGGCGCTTAAAGCGCTCCGGCGAAACCGTATGCGAACCCTGCTGACCGCCCTTGGTATCATTATTGGGGTAGCGGCGGTCATTACAATGGTAGGTTTGGGGCAGGGAGCCGGCAAAGAAGTACGTGAGCAAGTGGACCGGCTGGGGCAGAACGTGGTGCTTGTATTTCCGGGCTCGCGGCAGCTTGGCGGGGTAAGTATTGGCGGGGGAAGTGCCAACACTCTAACCGTAGCCGACGCCCATGCCCTTCGTGATGAAATCCCTGAAGTCATTGCGGCAAGTCCGGAAGTGCGTTCGCAGCGGGTTGTGGTGTACGGCAACCGCAACTGGTTTACCCGCATTTACGGCCAAAGTCATGATTACCTGCAAATCAGGCAGTGGCCCGTGGAAAGCGGACGCATGTATGATGAAGCCGACGTGGAAAATGCGTCCCTCGTTGCAGTGGTGGGCCAAACCATTGTACAGGAACTCTTCGAAGGAGCCGATCCCATTGGTGAAACCATCCGCGTACGCGGGCTCCCGCTTGAAATAATCGGGGTACTCGCGCCAAAGGGTATGTCGCTGATGGGTTCCGTTCAGGATGATATTGTGCTTGTTCCCTACACCACAGCCTTTCAGCGGATTTCAGGCCGCACCCACGCTATGGTCATCAATGTGCAGGTTTTTGATGAACAATCGATGGAAATTGCACAGCTCAAAATAACGGATCTGCTTCGCGAACGGCACGGTTTGGCGCCCTATCAGGAAGATGATTTTACCGTGCAGACACAGGAAGAAGTGGCTGCTGCCGCAACCGAAACTTCCCGGATTATGACGTGGCTGCTGGCCTCCATAGCAGGTGTTTCCCTCTTTGTGGGCGGCATTGGTATTATGAACGTGATGCTCGTGAGCGTAACCGAGCGCACCCGCGAAATCGGATTGCGGCTTGCCGTCGGCGCCCGCGGACCCGACGTGCTGCTTCAGTTTTTGATTGAAAGCGTGGTATTGTGCCTGCTCGGCGGAATTGGCGGCATATTGCTGGGGCTTGCTGCTACCGAAGTTATTGCTGCTTATGCCGGCTGGCCCGCCATTTTCTCCACCGATGCCATGCTGATTGCAGTAAGCGTGTCGGCAGCCGTAGGTGTGTTCTTCGGATTTTATCCCGCCTGGAAAGCTTCCCGCCTCGATCCGATTGAGGCCCTGCGCAGGGAGTGA
- a CDS encoding AAA family ATPase codes for MRFPKNPFKFGTVVQGDFFTNRTAEIQEFSSILNSENHLILIGPRRFGKTSLIRTITAQSGRPVVYLDALMLTSAEDFSVQFLNKLFRLYPFERIKNMVKQFRLTPTLSMNPLSGEVEVSFSGSKSEATENYVLEDALNLAEKLSRPDRKLIVVIDEFQEVMNFGSGFDRQLRSVIQHHQNINYVLTGSQESLMRSLFEQKKAPFYHFGMLRYLGKIPHDEFLEYLSSRFSTLQTEAQVLAEAILQITGAHPYYTQQLAWQCWEVLRLRREEGLATLPDEVATEAAEKLTIVHDLDFDRLWNGMGTTDRKLLTRLSEGPIEALNSMLLTQTGLSAVSTAHSALKRLSESGIVIKSNSGYFIDDPFFSRWIQRKRRA; via the coding sequence ATGCGCTTCCCAAAAAATCCCTTCAAATTCGGCACCGTCGTGCAGGGTGATTTCTTCACCAACCGAACCGCTGAGATTCAGGAGTTCAGCAGCATCCTGAACAGCGAGAACCATCTTATTCTCATAGGTCCCCGACGGTTTGGCAAAACGAGCCTCATCCGAACCATCACCGCGCAAAGCGGTCGTCCGGTTGTCTATCTCGACGCGCTCATGCTTACCTCCGCGGAAGACTTCTCAGTGCAGTTTCTTAACAAGCTGTTCCGGCTTTACCCCTTTGAGCGCATCAAAAACATGGTGAAACAGTTCCGGCTTACACCCACACTCAGCATGAATCCGTTGAGTGGCGAAGTTGAGGTTAGCTTTTCCGGTTCCAAAAGTGAGGCCACTGAAAACTATGTTTTAGAAGATGCGCTTAACCTTGCGGAGAAACTCAGCCGCCCCGACCGCAAGCTCATTGTTGTAATTGATGAATTTCAGGAAGTGATGAACTTCGGATCCGGCTTCGATCGTCAGTTGCGCTCGGTGATTCAGCATCACCAAAATATAAACTATGTGCTCACGGGAAGTCAGGAATCGCTGATGCGCAGCCTTTTTGAGCAGAAGAAAGCGCCGTTCTATCATTTTGGGATGCTGCGCTATCTTGGCAAAATCCCGCATGATGAATTTCTTGAATACCTCAGCTCGCGCTTCAGCACCCTGCAAACGGAGGCGCAAGTATTAGCTGAGGCCATTTTGCAGATTACGGGCGCGCACCCTTACTACACGCAACAGCTTGCGTGGCAATGTTGGGAAGTGCTTCGCCTCCGACGGGAAGAAGGTCTTGCGACTCTCCCGGACGAAGTCGCCACCGAAGCGGCTGAGAAACTAACCATCGTCCATGATCTGGACTTCGACCGGCTCTGGAACGGCATGGGCACAACCGACCGCAAACTGTTAACACGGCTCTCAGAGGGTCCCATCGAAGCCCTCAATAGCATGCTGCTGACGCAAACCGGCCTTTCGGCCGTGAGCACCGCACACAGCGCGCTCAAACGGCTATCAGAGTCGGGCATCGTCATCAAATCCAACTCGGGCTATTTCATTGATGATCCATTTTTCTCCCGCTGGATTCAGCGGAAGCGGCGCGCCTGA
- a CDS encoding ABC transporter ATP-binding protein — MIILKTTNLSKVYNPDTVPVHALKDVSISFEKGEFTSIVGPSGSGKTTLLNMLGGLDNPTSGTVEVDGQVITGMKDGALIDFRLHNIGFVFQHYNLIPVFTALENVSFIMLLQNRKKDEMEARARNLLEAVGLGERLDARPKQLSGGQQQRVAVARALASEPKFILADEPTANLDSASAMNLLDIMEKMNREQNITFIFSTHDQRVIDRARRVVTMVDGAISKDERMKEAV; from the coding sequence ATGATTATTCTAAAAACCACCAATCTCTCCAAAGTTTACAACCCTGATACGGTACCCGTTCATGCTCTAAAGGATGTTTCCATCTCTTTTGAAAAAGGGGAATTCACTTCAATCGTCGGACCTTCAGGTTCAGGGAAAACGACGCTGCTGAACATGCTGGGCGGACTCGACAACCCGACCTCCGGCACGGTCGAAGTGGACGGGCAGGTCATAACCGGCATGAAGGATGGCGCCCTGATTGATTTCCGGCTGCACAACATTGGGTTTGTTTTTCAGCACTATAATCTGATTCCGGTCTTTACGGCGCTTGAAAATGTGAGCTTCATCATGCTGCTGCAAAACCGGAAGAAGGACGAAATGGAAGCCCGTGCCAGGAATCTGCTCGAAGCGGTCGGACTGGGTGAGCGGCTTGATGCGCGTCCCAAACAGCTCAGCGGGGGTCAACAGCAGCGCGTTGCCGTAGCGCGGGCGCTGGCGTCAGAACCAAAATTCATTCTCGCCGACGAGCCGACCGCCAACCTCGACTCCGCCTCTGCCATGAACCTGCTCGACATCATGGAAAAGATGAACCGCGAGCAGAACATCACCTTCATCTTCTCCACGCACGATCAGCGCGTCATCGACCGTGCCCGCAGGGTTGTGACCATGGTTGATGGTGCCATCTCAAAAGATGAGCGGATGAAAGAGGCGGTTTGA
- a CDS encoding four helix bundle protein: MNHGLNNNIYNKAYKFAVQIVFLYKKLIGMHKEYAKGRQILRSGTSIGANIAEANGAISKAVFNAKMYISYKESLEVKFWLNLLLDTGYLQKEQFEKLFQDADELSKILYTIVRRAEQKP; encoded by the coding sequence ATGAATCATGGGTTGAACAACAATATTTATAACAAGGCCTATAAATTTGCTGTGCAGATTGTTTTCCTGTACAAGAAACTTATTGGCATGCACAAAGAGTATGCGAAGGGGCGTCAAATTTTACGTTCGGGAACAAGCATTGGCGCCAATATCGCAGAAGCCAATGGAGCCATTTCTAAGGCTGTTTTTAACGCAAAAATGTACATCTCTTACAAAGAATCTTTGGAAGTTAAATTCTGGCTGAACCTCCTGCTCGACACCGGATATTTACAAAAGGAGCAATTCGAAAAGCTATTTCAGGACGCGGACGAATTAAGCAAAATACTATACACAATCGTCCGAAGAGCCGAACAAAAACCTTAG